From Pseudomonas hefeiensis, one genomic window encodes:
- a CDS encoding SCO family protein, giving the protein MKALVLIFLTMSFCVISLIAFSHEEHQEPLPTVAGAQPASGTRDAKTWFTDTPLQDQNGNTLRFYSDALQNRVVLLNVIFTSCNDACPLITRKLKEVREVLGDKADGITFISLTSDPLRDTPAVLKAYTLKHGVDGPHWLFLTGDKAQMDLVLGRIGQIVPTPEQHSTQLIVGDVANKRWSKIRPDAPAAAIAQRLQLLTIPVAGR; this is encoded by the coding sequence ATGAAAGCCCTCGTACTGATCTTCCTGACGATGTCTTTTTGCGTGATCAGCCTTATCGCGTTTTCCCACGAGGAACATCAGGAGCCGTTACCGACGGTGGCCGGCGCGCAACCAGCCAGTGGCACGCGGGATGCGAAAACCTGGTTCACCGACACACCGTTGCAGGACCAGAACGGTAACACGCTGCGTTTCTACAGTGACGCGCTGCAAAACCGCGTGGTGCTGCTGAACGTGATTTTCACCAGTTGCAACGATGCCTGCCCGCTGATCACCCGCAAACTCAAGGAAGTCCGTGAGGTGCTGGGCGACAAGGCTGATGGCATCACCTTTATCTCCCTTACCAGTGATCCGCTGCGCGATACTCCGGCGGTACTCAAGGCGTACACCTTGAAGCATGGCGTCGATGGCCCCCACTGGCTTTTTCTCACCGGCGACAAGGCGCAAATGGATCTTGTACTGGGGCGCATCGGCCAGATTGTGCCGACCCCCGAGCAGCATTCGACGCAGCTGATTGTCGGTGATGTGGCCAACAAGCGCTGGAGCAAGATCCGTCCCGACGCACCGGCGGCCGCCATTGCCCAGCGCTTGCAATTGCTGACAATACCCGTGGCCGGTCGTTGA
- a CDS encoding ABC transporter substrate-binding protein → MKAALVLGLLLIGGISFCAHALALSPSESAGKRLYREGVSGNGEPIMARVGAADMLLPATSLPCANCHGADAQGRPEGGVRPPDISWSRLSSSYGQRQINGRNYPAYTEGTLARAIQGGRDSANNRLDPAMPRFVLSMNDQRNLTAYLKRVTDDRDPGLTADNLHLGSLLPRQGPLSVEGATVAAVLRGSVARINEAGGIHGRQLRLTILDPGPDRVSAEQALDRLIEQEQVFALIAPLAPALDTALVTRLERAGIPLIGPLSLQGMAPVSRQIFEPLSGLREQLIALADYGSTNLRLLQGPTLIVYPDEPGQRLAAQNLGQYLQGRAWQHVRLRDYNSAQEELPLGSRSIFYLGSGVGFSRLAERLQTAGQVPYLFAASNQVAGDLFQLPSGFSRRVFLAYPFVPSDWTLAGRLALTQLREHQGLGEEHAVLQVAAYSSMLLLSEGMKQAGHDASREKLISVLEGLHDFDTGLTPLISFGPGRRLGLSGAHIVTVDLPGQRFFLVAPYKPIAATP, encoded by the coding sequence ATGAAAGCTGCCCTCGTCCTCGGCCTGCTACTGATCGGTGGCATCAGCTTCTGCGCCCATGCGTTGGCGCTGAGCCCCAGCGAAAGCGCTGGTAAACGGTTGTATCGCGAGGGCGTGTCTGGAAACGGTGAGCCGATCATGGCTCGGGTGGGCGCGGCGGACATGCTGCTGCCCGCCACCAGCCTGCCATGCGCCAATTGCCATGGCGCCGATGCCCAAGGACGGCCCGAAGGTGGGGTACGGCCGCCGGACATCAGTTGGTCGCGGCTCTCCAGCAGTTACGGTCAACGGCAGATCAACGGTCGCAATTACCCGGCCTACACTGAGGGCACTCTGGCCCGGGCGATCCAGGGAGGGCGCGATTCGGCGAACAATCGGCTCGATCCGGCGATGCCTCGATTCGTGCTGTCGATGAATGATCAGCGCAACCTCACGGCTTACCTCAAGCGCGTGACCGATGATCGCGATCCAGGGTTGACCGCCGACAACCTGCACTTGGGCAGTTTGTTGCCGAGGCAAGGGCCGCTTAGCGTGGAGGGCGCCACGGTGGCAGCGGTGCTCAGGGGCAGCGTGGCGCGGATTAACGAGGCGGGCGGGATCCATGGCCGGCAATTGCGCCTGACCATTCTCGATCCAGGCCCGGACCGCGTCAGTGCCGAACAGGCGCTGGACCGCTTGATTGAGCAGGAACAGGTATTCGCCCTGATCGCGCCACTGGCACCTGCGCTCGACACAGCGCTGGTCACGCGGCTGGAACGCGCCGGCATTCCGCTGATCGGGCCCCTCTCGCTGCAGGGCATGGCCCCGGTCAGTCGGCAGATTTTCGAGCCGCTGTCAGGGCTGCGCGAGCAACTGATCGCCTTGGCCGACTATGGTTCCACCAATTTGCGCTTACTCCAGGGACCGACGTTGATCGTCTACCCGGACGAGCCGGGCCAACGGCTCGCGGCGCAGAACCTCGGCCAGTACCTGCAAGGTCGCGCCTGGCAGCACGTGCGGCTGCGGGACTACAACTCGGCGCAGGAGGAGCTGCCGCTGGGCTCTCGATCGATATTTTACCTGGGCAGCGGCGTCGGTTTCAGTCGCCTCGCCGAGCGCCTGCAAACGGCGGGGCAGGTGCCTTACCTGTTCGCCGCGTCGAATCAGGTGGCAGGCGATCTGTTTCAATTGCCCAGCGGTTTTTCCCGGCGGGTGTTTCTGGCCTATCCGTTTGTACCCAGTGACTGGACGCTGGCCGGGCGCCTGGCCTTGACGCAACTGCGCGAACACCAGGGGCTTGGCGAGGAGCACGCGGTGCTGCAAGTCGCAGCCTACAGTTCGATGCTGCTGCTTAGCGAAGGCATGAAGCAGGCCGGGCACGACGCCAGCCGCGAAAAACTCATCAGTGTCCTGGAAGGTTTGCACGATTTCGACACCGGGCTGACCCCGCTAATCAGCTTCGGTCCGGGCCGCCGCCTGGGCTTGAGCGGTGCTCATATCGTCACCGTAGATTTACCCGGCCAGCGCTTCTTTCTGGTCGCACCGTACAAACCCATTGCCGCGACACCCTGA